From a region of the Synechococcus sp. RS9916 genome:
- the cobJ gene encoding precorrin-3B C(17)-methyltransferase translates to MDQIALSAGAASTLTTVPSDLIRGKAAELLQQHWHGTVLVIGAIGAVTRLIAPLIGTKQEDPAVLVLDASAQMVVPLLGGHQAGGEALAQELASLLGATAVITGDCTSQQRLALDAFGRDWGWTPSGDSSSWRQLMVGQSQGEQLAAEQNCGSLLWRQSKGAAASLSDSANSTESTHPQQGLLITSERATGRGAIPCRWHPPVLWLGVGCERNTSLSLIERAIAAALKEAGLAQQAVAGLSTIDRKGDETALLELTNQREWPLRLHTAAELDAITVPTPSPVVQAEMGTGSVAEAAALRAAGPEAQLRLPKRIEKAGPGEQGAVTVAIAEAPEPFAPQRGELHLIGSGPGDLALLTPDARSALSRCVAWVGYGLYLDLLEPLRRADQVRIDGQLTRERDRCLQALELARQGTKVALVSSGDSGIYGMAGLALELWLSLPEQERPRFTVHPGISALQLAAARAGAPLMHDFCTISLSDRLTPWDVIEKRLEAAASGDFVVTLYNPRSKGRDWQLEKARQILLKGRPGSTPVVLARQLGRREESVELQELGSLPVEAVDMLTVLVIGNSSSRASAGKLVTPRGYPGAELS, encoded by the coding sequence GTGGATCAAATCGCCCTTAGCGCAGGGGCCGCTTCAACACTGACGACAGTTCCCAGCGATCTGATTCGAGGCAAGGCTGCGGAGCTGTTGCAGCAGCACTGGCACGGGACTGTGCTGGTGATTGGGGCGATCGGGGCCGTGACCCGACTGATTGCGCCCTTGATCGGCACCAAGCAAGAGGATCCAGCGGTGCTGGTGCTGGATGCATCGGCACAGATGGTGGTGCCACTGCTGGGAGGGCATCAGGCTGGAGGAGAAGCCCTGGCCCAGGAACTCGCCAGCCTCTTGGGTGCGACAGCGGTGATCACCGGCGACTGCACCAGCCAGCAGCGCTTGGCACTCGATGCCTTCGGGCGCGACTGGGGCTGGACACCCAGCGGCGACAGCAGCAGCTGGCGGCAGCTGATGGTGGGGCAGTCTCAGGGAGAGCAGCTGGCGGCCGAGCAGAACTGCGGAAGCCTGCTCTGGCGCCAATCCAAGGGCGCCGCGGCCAGCCTCAGCGACAGCGCAAACAGCACCGAGAGCACGCATCCACAGCAAGGCTTGCTGATCACGAGTGAACGGGCCACCGGCCGTGGGGCAATACCGTGTCGCTGGCACCCCCCCGTGCTCTGGCTCGGAGTGGGGTGTGAACGCAACACCAGCCTCAGCCTGATCGAACGTGCCATCGCGGCGGCCCTGAAGGAGGCGGGACTGGCACAGCAAGCGGTGGCAGGCCTGAGCACCATCGACCGCAAGGGGGATGAAACCGCGCTGCTGGAACTGACCAACCAGCGGGAATGGCCCCTCAGACTTCACACCGCTGCTGAGCTGGACGCCATCACAGTGCCCACGCCATCCCCGGTGGTGCAGGCGGAGATGGGCACGGGATCGGTGGCCGAAGCGGCCGCCCTGCGAGCCGCCGGGCCCGAAGCCCAACTGCGACTGCCCAAACGGATTGAAAAAGCCGGCCCGGGTGAGCAGGGAGCCGTCACCGTGGCCATCGCGGAAGCCCCGGAACCCTTTGCACCCCAACGCGGTGAGCTGCACCTGATCGGCAGCGGGCCTGGTGATCTGGCCTTGCTGACCCCGGATGCCCGCAGTGCCCTCAGCCGCTGCGTGGCCTGGGTGGGCTATGGCCTTTATCTCGATCTGCTCGAACCCTTGCGCCGTGCCGATCAAGTGCGGATCGATGGGCAACTCACCCGGGAACGGGACCGCTGTCTGCAGGCTCTGGAGCTGGCCCGCCAGGGCACCAAGGTGGCGCTGGTGTCATCGGGCGACAGCGGCATCTATGGCATGGCCGGCCTGGCCTTGGAACTTTGGCTTTCTCTTCCGGAGCAGGAGCGGCCTCGCTTCACGGTGCACCCTGGAATTTCCGCCCTGCAACTAGCCGCCGCCAGGGCCGGAGCACCGCTGATGCACGATTTCTGCACCATCAGCCTTAGCGACCGACTGACCCCCTGGGACGTGATTGAGAAACGGCTAGAAGCCGCCGCATCCGGAGATTTCGTGGTCACCCTATACAACCCGCGCTCCAAGGGCCGTGACTGGCAGCTTGAGAAGGCCCGCCAGATTCTGCTCAAAGGACGCCCCGGATCCACACCAGTAGTCCTGGCACGGCAGTTGGGTCGGCGTGAGGAGTCCGTGGAACTGCAGGAACTGGGTTCACTGCCCGTGGAGGCTGTCGACATGCTCACCGTGCTGGTGATCGGCAATAGCAGTAGCCGCGCCTCCGCAGGAAAGCTGGTCACACCACGGGGTTACCCCGGCGCCGAGCTGAGCTAA
- a CDS encoding photosystem I reaction center protein subunit XI, with amino-acid sequence MTVTPPSDPCVGNLATPVNSGYFMKWLINNLPFYRQGISPNFRGIETGAAFGYLLYGPYTICGPLRNTEYSATAGLLAAIGAVHLLTLLFLLYNQPGKQPHIPPADVTVENPPSDLFTRNGWSEFTSGFWLGGCGGAVFAWLLCDTLHVQDLVKIAGGVWSVG; translated from the coding sequence ATGACTGTCACTCCTCCTTCCGATCCCTGCGTCGGCAACCTCGCCACTCCCGTGAACAGCGGGTATTTCATGAAGTGGCTGATCAATAACCTGCCTTTTTACCGCCAGGGAATCTCACCCAATTTCAGAGGAATTGAGACAGGCGCTGCCTTCGGATATCTGCTCTACGGCCCCTACACGATTTGTGGCCCCCTCAGAAACACTGAGTATTCCGCGACAGCAGGCCTCCTTGCTGCCATCGGCGCGGTTCATCTGCTGACTCTGCTGTTCCTGCTTTACAACCAGCCCGGTAAGCAACCTCACATTCCTCCCGCTGACGTCACCGTCGAGAATCCCCCTTCGGATCTCTTCACCAGAAACGGTTGGTCTGAGTTCACCAGTGGCTTCTGGCTTGGCGGTTGCGGCGGCGCCGTGTTCGCTTGGCTTCTTTGCGACACCCTGCACGTTCAGGACCTCGTGAAAATCGCCGGTGGTGTCTGGAGCGTCGGCTGA
- the lipA gene encoding lipoyl synthase: protein MQKPDWLRVKAPQRERIGAVADMLVDLNLNTVCQEASCPNIGECFAGGTATFLIMGPGCTRACPYCDIDFDKSVRTLDPSEPERLGEAVARLGLKHVVITSVNRDDLEDGGASQFVACIEQVKQRSPLTTIELLIPDFCGNWDALATVMEATPHVLNHNIETVPRLYRKARPQGIYERSLELLQRVRDGWPRAYSKSGLMVGLGESDAEVIDVLRDLRNHRVDIVTIGQYLSPGPKHLPVDRFVTPEQFDRYRHTGEADLGFLQVVSTPLTRSSYHAGEVQRLMLAHPR from the coding sequence CTGCAGAAACCCGACTGGCTGCGCGTGAAGGCACCGCAACGGGAGCGCATCGGCGCTGTCGCCGACATGCTGGTCGACCTGAACCTGAACACGGTCTGCCAGGAAGCAAGCTGCCCCAATATCGGCGAGTGTTTTGCCGGGGGCACCGCCACGTTCCTGATCATGGGCCCGGGCTGCACCAGGGCTTGCCCCTATTGCGACATCGACTTCGACAAGAGCGTGCGCACGCTTGATCCATCGGAGCCCGAACGGCTCGGCGAAGCGGTCGCCAGGCTTGGCCTGAAGCACGTGGTGATCACCTCGGTGAACCGCGATGACCTCGAGGACGGTGGAGCCTCCCAGTTCGTGGCTTGCATCGAACAGGTCAAACAGCGCTCACCGCTCACCACCATCGAGCTGCTGATCCCCGACTTCTGCGGCAATTGGGATGCCCTCGCCACTGTGATGGAGGCGACCCCCCATGTGCTGAACCACAACATCGAGACCGTGCCCAGGCTTTACCGAAAAGCCAGGCCTCAAGGGATCTATGAGCGTTCCCTGGAGCTGCTCCAGAGAGTTCGCGATGGCTGGCCACGGGCCTACAGCAAATCAGGACTGATGGTGGGCCTCGGCGAATCCGACGCCGAAGTGATCGACGTGTTGCGCGATCTGCGGAACCATCGGGTCGACATCGTCACCATCGGGCAATACCTCTCACCCGGGCCCAAACATCTGCCGGTGGATCGGTTTGTGACGCCTGAGCAATTCGACAGGTATCGCCACACCGGAGAAGCCGATCTGGGCTTTCTCCAGGTGGTCAGCACCCCACTGACCCGCAGCAGCTATCACGCTGGCGAAGTACAGCGGTTGATGCTGGCGCACCCTCGCTGA
- a CDS encoding photosystem I reaction center subunit VIII, translated as MTGDFAAAWLPVMFVPMIGIVFPAVFIVLVGRAITAAE; from the coding sequence ATGACTGGAGATTTTGCAGCAGCCTGGCTGCCTGTGATGTTCGTGCCAATGATCGGAATCGTGTTTCCCGCGGTCTTCATTGTTCTGGTCGGCCGTGCGATTACCGCAGCCGAATAA
- a CDS encoding efflux RND transporter permease subunit: protein MRSISGPFLRRPVFTVVCSLLVLLAGLVSLAGLGLEDLPQLAPTRVSVRATFPAAGPEVVEQSVTAVLEQQLSGLEGLESMSSTSRQGGASLSLRFDSGDPELNAIKVQNEVSLATRRLPQSVSRQGITVRRSSDDILLILGFSTPKELYAPTFVGGWLDQNLRNALRSTPGVGDIRIFGSSDLAFRLWLDPQKLEQFNLTSNDITASLAEQNVLAAIGSIGEAPAPRGQAFSLPVEAEGRLRSQSDFEAMVVNRTDQGGLVRLGDVGRVELGTTSYGSSALNLQGERTVAVGIYQRDGANALAVSRAVRSELKRLEESFPPGLTMQTIVDVADTVQANLDRTTATLRDAVLLVLALLLLFLGRWRLALIPGIAVPVALIGSLVVIRLSGSTLNSLILFGLVLATGIVVDDAIVVSEDIAGRIEQGASSQRAADDAMAELGGAVIATSLVLAAVFVPVLLIPGSIGRLYEPIALAISGAIVFSTFNALTFTPMACARVLGPGGGRLPGPVRRLSAGLRRGMNGLQERYAVLLTDWLGRGRLVLSLLLSGLIITAIGLTTMPTAFIPDEDQGEVRGYFTLADGASLERTEAVMETVRQVVAAEPLVRTGNFYAGRSFGQSGENTGSFYLRLVPLTERPGRSNSNESVKDRLNAALRSQVEDARVIVTTPATVRGFSSESGLQMQLLDRSGGQLTLAEFEQQAQRFIKTAQDSGVFERVSTRFDASSPRWRLEIDRDTMAALDLPLSQTLRDIGTAIGGRYIDDTFEGGKIRTIYVQLEGDERSQAADLTNLMVRNRQGELVSVSTVMRLVPEEGASSINHFNQDRSIRITAIPADGISSGQAIDRLEAINQANGGSNLGLSFTGLAREETQAESVSWVLFSLSLVVVYLLLAGLYESFLDPLIILLTVPLALLGALIGLKLRGLALDVYGQMGLLVLVSLAAKNGILIVEFANQRLAQGMELLEAIQSAAVNRMRPILLTAITSLAGFLPLLLASGTGSASRISIGTVVFSGLLVSTLLSLFVVPAMYWLLKRPQRPQQEILQASR, encoded by the coding sequence GTGCGGTCAATCTCTGGTCCATTTCTGCGCCGCCCTGTATTCACAGTGGTCTGCAGCCTTCTGGTTCTACTGGCCGGACTTGTTTCGCTGGCCGGGCTCGGGCTCGAAGATCTTCCACAACTGGCACCGACTCGCGTCAGTGTGCGTGCAACGTTTCCCGCGGCCGGACCGGAAGTCGTTGAGCAAAGCGTGACCGCAGTCCTTGAGCAGCAGCTCAGCGGACTTGAAGGTCTGGAAAGCATGAGCTCCACCAGCCGCCAGGGAGGAGCCAGCCTCAGCCTTCGCTTTGACAGCGGGGACCCAGAGCTCAATGCCATCAAGGTGCAAAACGAGGTGAGCCTGGCGACCCGCCGCCTGCCTCAGTCCGTCAGCCGCCAAGGGATCACGGTGCGGCGCTCCTCTGACGACATCCTGCTGATCCTCGGGTTCAGTACGCCGAAAGAGCTCTATGCCCCCACCTTCGTGGGCGGCTGGCTCGACCAAAACCTCCGCAACGCCCTTCGCAGCACGCCGGGAGTCGGTGATATCCGAATTTTCGGCAGCAGCGATTTGGCCTTCCGGCTCTGGCTGGATCCGCAGAAGCTCGAACAGTTCAACCTCACAAGCAACGACATCACTGCCTCACTGGCCGAGCAGAACGTTCTCGCAGCGATCGGCAGCATCGGTGAGGCCCCGGCCCCGCGTGGCCAGGCCTTCAGCCTGCCGGTGGAAGCGGAGGGACGCCTGCGCAGCCAAAGCGACTTCGAAGCGATGGTGGTCAACCGCACTGACCAAGGAGGCCTGGTGCGCTTGGGCGATGTGGGTCGCGTCGAGCTGGGCACCACCAGCTATGGCAGCAGCGCCCTGAATCTGCAAGGGGAACGAACGGTGGCCGTCGGGATCTACCAACGCGATGGTGCTAACGCCCTGGCTGTGAGCCGGGCCGTGCGCAGCGAACTCAAGCGCCTGGAGGAGAGTTTCCCTCCAGGCCTGACCATGCAAACGATTGTGGACGTGGCCGACACGGTGCAGGCCAATCTCGATCGCACCACCGCCACCCTTCGCGATGCCGTGCTTCTGGTGCTGGCGCTGCTGTTGCTGTTTCTCGGACGCTGGCGCCTCGCCCTGATCCCTGGCATCGCTGTGCCCGTGGCACTGATCGGGAGCCTGGTGGTGATCCGTCTGAGCGGGTCCACCCTCAACAGTTTGATTCTGTTCGGCTTGGTGCTCGCCACCGGGATCGTGGTGGATGACGCCATCGTCGTGAGCGAAGACATCGCCGGACGCATTGAACAGGGGGCCAGTTCCCAACGGGCCGCCGACGATGCCATGGCCGAGCTGGGAGGCGCCGTGATCGCCACCTCGCTGGTGCTGGCCGCTGTCTTTGTGCCGGTCCTCTTGATCCCAGGATCGATTGGCCGGCTGTATGAGCCCATCGCGCTGGCCATCAGTGGAGCGATTGTGTTCTCCACCTTCAATGCCCTCACGTTCACGCCCATGGCCTGCGCCAGGGTGCTGGGGCCCGGCGGAGGCCGCCTTCCTGGCCCTGTTCGACGACTGAGCGCAGGGCTACGCCGTGGGATGAATGGGCTCCAGGAGCGGTATGCGGTGCTGTTAACCGATTGGCTTGGCCGTGGTCGGCTGGTGCTCAGCCTGCTGCTCAGTGGCCTGATCATCACCGCCATCGGCCTGACCACCATGCCCACAGCCTTCATCCCTGATGAAGACCAGGGCGAAGTCAGGGGCTACTTCACCCTGGCGGATGGAGCCAGCCTGGAACGCACCGAAGCCGTGATGGAGACGGTCCGCCAGGTGGTGGCAGCAGAACCCCTGGTCCGCACTGGCAATTTCTACGCCGGTCGATCCTTTGGGCAGAGCGGTGAGAACACCGGCTCGTTTTATTTGCGCTTGGTGCCCCTGACGGAGCGTCCTGGAAGGAGCAACAGCAACGAATCGGTGAAAGATCGACTCAATGCAGCGTTGCGCAGCCAGGTCGAGGACGCGCGCGTGATCGTGACGACACCGGCCACCGTGCGGGGATTCAGCAGCGAATCGGGACTGCAGATGCAACTGCTGGATCGCAGTGGCGGCCAACTCACCCTGGCGGAGTTCGAGCAACAAGCCCAACGCTTCATCAAGACAGCCCAAGACAGTGGAGTCTTTGAACGGGTGAGCACCCGCTTCGATGCCTCCTCTCCCCGCTGGCGACTGGAGATTGACCGCGACACCATGGCCGCTCTGGATCTCCCCCTGAGCCAAACCCTGCGAGACATCGGCACTGCCATTGGCGGTCGCTACATCGACGACACCTTCGAAGGAGGGAAGATCCGCACCATCTACGTGCAATTGGAGGGAGATGAGCGCTCTCAGGCCGCCGATCTCACCAATCTGATGGTGCGCAACCGCCAGGGGGAACTGGTGAGTGTCAGCACCGTGATGCGCCTGGTGCCCGAGGAAGGGGCCAGCAGCATCAATCACTTCAACCAGGACCGCTCCATCCGCATTACAGCCATTCCTGCCGATGGCATCAGCAGTGGCCAGGCCATTGACCGCCTGGAAGCCATCAATCAAGCCAATGGGGGCTCCAACCTCGGGCTCAGTTTCACCGGGCTCGCTCGGGAGGAAACCCAGGCCGAAAGCGTCTCATGGGTGTTGTTCAGCCTCAGTCTTGTGGTGGTCTACCTCCTGCTGGCCGGTCTGTATGAGAGCTTTCTTGACCCGCTGATCATCCTGCTGACAGTTCCACTCGCCCTTCTCGGGGCATTGATCGGATTGAAACTGCGAGGCCTGGCGCTCGATGTCTATGGCCAGATGGGTCTCCTGGTGCTCGTGAGCCTGGCAGCAAAAAACGGCATTCTGATCGTGGAATTTGCCAACCAGCGTCTGGCTCAGGGCATGGAACTGCTGGAAGCGATTCAGTCGGCAGCGGTCAACCGCATGCGTCCCATCCTGTTGACGGCCATCACCTCACTCGCAGGGTTTCTACCTCTGCTTTTGGCCAGCGGCACTGGATCCGCCAGCCGCATCAGCATTGGCACGGTGGTCTTCAGCGGGCTTTTGGTGTCGACGCTGCTCTCGTTGTTTGTGGTTCCGGCGATGTATTGGCTCCTCAAACGGCCACAAAGGCCGCAACAGGAGATCCTCCAAGCCTCGCGTTAA
- the psaA gene encoding photosystem I core protein PsaA, translating to MTKSPPERGSTRKSKFVKVDNPATFELFGKPGHFDRALAKGPKTTTWVWNLHANAHDFDSHTSDLQEVSRRIFSAHFGHLAVVFIWLSGAFFHGARFSNYSGWLADPTHVKPSAQVVWPVFGQEILNGDMGAGHQGIQITSGLFHMWRAWGITTETQLMALAIGALVMAGLMLNAGVFHYHKAAPKLEWFQDAEAMLNHHLAVLFGMGSLSWAGHLIHVSAPTTKLMDAIDAGQPLVLNGKTIASVADIPLPHEFFNQDLLAQLYPGIGSGIGAFFSGNWAAYSDFLTFKGGLNPVTGSLWMTDIAHHHLAIAVMFIVAGHMYRNNYGIGHSIKEIHEAHQGDPLLFPASNGHKGIYEFMTNSWHAQLAVNLAMGGSVCIVVAQHMYAMPPYPYIGIDYPTQIGLFTHHMWIGGFLIVGGAAHAAIAMIRDYDPAQHVDNVLDRVLKSRDAIISHLNWVCIWLGAHSFGLYVHNDTMRALGRPQDMFSDSAISIQPIFAQWIQGIHAAAAGSTAPNALAGVSEVFNGSVVAVGGKVAAAPIPLGTADFMVHHIHAFTIHVTVLILLKGVLYARNSRLVPDKANLGFRFPCDGPGRGGTCQVSAWDHVFLGLFWMYNSLSVVIFHFSWKMQSDVWGTVNADGSVQHITNGNFANSAITINGWLRDFLWAQAAQVINSYGSNTSAYGLMFLGAHFVWAFSLMFLFSGRGYWQELIESIVWAHNKLKVAPAIQPRALSITQGRAVGVAHYLLGGIATTWAFFHAHILVVG from the coding sequence ATGACCAAAAGCCCACCAGAGCGTGGGAGCACTCGCAAGAGCAAATTCGTCAAGGTCGACAACCCTGCGACCTTTGAGCTGTTCGGCAAGCCCGGACACTTCGACAGAGCTCTTGCGAAAGGTCCCAAAACCACCACCTGGGTTTGGAACCTCCACGCCAATGCTCACGATTTCGACTCACACACGAGTGACCTCCAAGAGGTTTCTCGCAGAATTTTCAGTGCACACTTCGGCCACCTTGCCGTTGTGTTCATTTGGCTGAGCGGCGCCTTCTTCCATGGTGCCCGCTTCTCCAACTACTCCGGCTGGCTCGCCGACCCCACCCACGTGAAGCCAAGTGCTCAGGTGGTGTGGCCGGTGTTCGGTCAGGAGATCCTCAACGGTGACATGGGTGCCGGTCATCAAGGCATTCAGATCACCTCCGGCCTCTTCCATATGTGGCGCGCCTGGGGCATCACGACTGAAACTCAGTTGATGGCCCTTGCAATCGGCGCTCTGGTGATGGCCGGCCTGATGCTCAATGCAGGTGTCTTCCACTACCACAAGGCAGCTCCAAAGCTGGAGTGGTTCCAAGACGCTGAAGCCATGCTGAACCACCACCTGGCGGTTCTGTTCGGTATGGGTTCCTTGTCATGGGCCGGTCACCTGATCCATGTCTCGGCTCCCACGACCAAGTTGATGGATGCCATTGATGCCGGCCAGCCGCTGGTGCTCAACGGCAAAACCATCGCTTCCGTGGCAGACATTCCTCTGCCCCACGAATTTTTCAACCAGGATCTTCTGGCTCAGCTTTATCCGGGAATTGGTTCCGGTATCGGTGCCTTCTTCAGTGGTAACTGGGCTGCTTACAGCGACTTCCTCACCTTCAAGGGTGGTCTGAATCCTGTGACTGGAAGCCTCTGGATGACGGACATCGCGCATCACCATCTGGCGATTGCTGTGATGTTCATCGTTGCTGGTCACATGTACCGCAACAACTACGGCATCGGTCACTCCATTAAGGAGATTCACGAAGCCCATCAGGGAGATCCTCTTCTCTTCCCTGCAAGCAACGGCCACAAAGGCATTTACGAGTTCATGACGAACTCCTGGCATGCCCAGCTGGCCGTCAACCTTGCAATGGGCGGCTCCGTTTGTATCGTCGTCGCCCAGCACATGTACGCGATGCCTCCGTATCCGTACATCGGTATCGACTACCCGACTCAGATCGGTCTGTTCACCCATCACATGTGGATTGGTGGATTCTTGATCGTTGGTGGTGCAGCACACGCTGCGATCGCCATGATCCGTGACTACGACCCCGCGCAGCATGTGGACAACGTGCTCGACAGGGTCCTCAAGTCTCGCGATGCCATCATCAGCCACCTGAACTGGGTTTGCATCTGGCTTGGAGCCCACAGCTTCGGCCTCTACGTCCACAACGACACGATGCGTGCCCTGGGCCGTCCCCAGGACATGTTTAGTGATTCGGCGATTTCCATTCAGCCGATCTTCGCTCAGTGGATCCAGGGAATCCATGCTGCTGCAGCCGGCAGCACCGCTCCCAACGCCCTCGCCGGTGTGAGCGAAGTGTTCAACGGGTCCGTCGTCGCTGTCGGTGGCAAGGTCGCCGCTGCTCCGATCCCCCTGGGCACTGCGGACTTCATGGTCCACCACATCCACGCCTTCACGATTCACGTGACGGTGCTGATCCTGCTGAAGGGTGTTCTCTACGCCCGTAACTCCCGCCTTGTGCCCGATAAGGCGAACCTCGGCTTCCGCTTCCCTTGCGATGGCCCTGGTCGTGGCGGCACCTGTCAGGTTTCGGCTTGGGACCACGTGTTCCTGGGTCTGTTCTGGATGTACAACTCCCTCTCCGTCGTGATCTTCCACTTCTCCTGGAAGATGCAGAGCGATGTGTGGGGCACGGTGAATGCGGATGGTTCCGTCCAGCACATCACCAATGGCAACTTCGCCAACAGCGCCATCACCATCAATGGCTGGTTGCGTGACTTCCTGTGGGCTCAGGCCGCACAGGTGATCAACAGCTATGGCTCCAACACCAGCGCCTATGGCCTGATGTTCCTTGGTGCCCACTTCGTCTGGGCATTCAGCCTGATGTTCCTGTTCAGTGGCCGTGGCTACTGGCAAGAGCTGATTGAGTCCATCGTCTGGGCTCACAACAAGCTGAAGGTGGCTCCTGCCATCCAGCCCCGTGCGCTGTCCATCACCCAGGGCCGTGCCGTGGGTGTCGCTCACTACCTCTTGGGCGGCATCGCGACCACGTGGGCCTTCTTCCACGCCCACATTCTTGTGGTCGGCTGA
- the psaB gene encoding photosystem I core protein PsaB, producing the protein MATKFPSFSQGLAQDPTTRRIWYGIATAHDFESHDGMTEEKLYQKLFSTHFGHLAIIGLWVSGNLFHIAWQGNFEQWVADPLHVRPIAHAIWDPHFGQGAIDAFTQAGASSPVNIAYSGLYHWFYTIGMTTNAELYQGSIFMMILSAWALFAGWLHLQPKFRPSLAWFKNAESRLNHHLAVLFGFSSIAWAGHLVHVAIPESRGQHVGWDNFLNVLPHPAGLQPFFTGNWGVYAQNPDSTGQIFGTAEGSGTAILTFLGGFHPQTEALWLTDIAHHHLAIGCLFVIAGHMYRTNFGIGHSIREILEAHNPPKGTPGDLGAGHKGLYDTLNNSLHFQLGLALACLGVVTSLVAQHMYAMPSYAFIAKDYTTQAALYTHHQYIAIALMCGAFAHGAIFFIRDYDPEANKDNVLARMLEHKEAIISHLSWVSLFLGFHTLGLYVHNDVVVAFGTPEKQILVEPVFAQFVQAASGKAMYGMDVFLSNASSSASLASQNIPGEHYWLDAINGNTDVFLPIGPGDFLVHHAIALGLHTTTLILVKGALDARGSKLMPDKKDFGYSFPCDGPGRGGTCDISAWDAFYLAVFWALNTVGWLTFYWHWKHLAIWQGNVAQFNESSTYLMGWFRDYLWLNSSQLINGYNPFGSNNLAVWSWMFLFGHLVWATGFMFLISWRGYWQELIETIVWAHQRSPIANMMGWRDKPVALSIVQARVVGLAHFSVGYVLTYAAFLIASTSGKFG; encoded by the coding sequence ATGGCAACGAAATTTCCTTCGTTTAGCCAGGGTCTGGCACAGGACCCGACAACCCGCCGCATCTGGTACGGGATCGCCACGGCTCACGACTTCGAGAGCCATGACGGAATGACGGAGGAGAAGCTTTATCAAAAGCTCTTCTCCACTCATTTCGGTCACCTCGCGATCATCGGCCTCTGGGTTTCGGGAAACCTGTTCCACATCGCCTGGCAGGGCAACTTCGAGCAGTGGGTCGCCGACCCCCTGCACGTTCGCCCGATCGCTCACGCAATCTGGGATCCCCACTTCGGTCAAGGCGCTATCGACGCCTTCACTCAGGCGGGTGCTTCCTCCCCGGTGAACATCGCCTATTCAGGCCTGTATCACTGGTTCTACACAATCGGCATGACCACCAATGCCGAGCTGTATCAGGGATCCATCTTCATGATGATCCTGTCGGCTTGGGCACTGTTTGCCGGTTGGCTTCACCTTCAGCCCAAGTTCCGTCCTTCCCTGGCATGGTTCAAAAACGCTGAATCACGCCTCAACCACCACCTCGCCGTTCTCTTCGGCTTCAGCTCGATCGCTTGGGCCGGTCACCTGGTTCACGTGGCCATCCCTGAATCCCGCGGTCAGCACGTTGGTTGGGACAACTTTCTGAATGTTCTGCCCCACCCTGCAGGTCTTCAGCCCTTCTTCACCGGTAACTGGGGTGTGTATGCCCAGAACCCTGACTCCACAGGTCAGATTTTTGGCACCGCCGAAGGTTCTGGCACCGCGATCCTCACCTTCCTGGGTGGCTTCCACCCCCAGACCGAAGCTCTGTGGCTCACCGACATCGCCCATCACCATCTGGCCATCGGTTGCCTCTTCGTGATCGCTGGTCACATGTACCGCACCAATTTTGGTATCGGTCACTCCATCCGCGAGATCCTCGAAGCCCACAACCCACCCAAGGGCACCCCTGGTGACCTTGGTGCTGGTCACAAGGGTCTCTACGACACCCTCAACAACAGCCTGCACTTCCAGCTGGGTCTTGCCCTCGCCTGCCTTGGCGTTGTCACCAGCCTGGTCGCTCAGCACATGTACGCCATGCCGTCGTACGCCTTCATTGCGAAGGACTACACGACTCAGGCAGCGCTGTACACCCATCACCAGTACATCGCCATCGCCCTGATGTGCGGTGCCTTTGCTCACGGTGCGATCTTCTTCATCCGTGACTACGACCCCGAAGCCAACAAGGACAACGTCCTGGCTCGGATGCTCGAGCACAAGGAAGCGATCATCAGCCACTTGAGCTGGGTCTCCCTCTTCCTCGGATTCCATACCCTCGGCCTCTACGTCCACAACGACGTGGTTGTTGCCTTCGGTACTCCCGAGAAGCAGATCCTGGTTGAACCTGTGTTCGCCCAGTTCGTGCAGGCCGCCTCTGGTAAGGCCATGTACGGCATGGACGTGTTCCTTTCCAATGCGTCTAGTTCTGCAAGCCTTGCTTCCCAGAACATCCCTGGTGAGCATTACTGGCTCGATGCCATCAACGGCAACACCGATGTGTTCCTGCCGATCGGCCCTGGTGACTTCCTCGTGCACCACGCCATCGCCCTCGGACTGCACACCACCACCCTGATTCTGGTCAAGGGTGCTCTGGATGCCCGTGGCTCCAAGCTGATGCCCGATAAGAAGGACTTCGGTTACTCCTTCCCCTGCGACGGCCCTGGCCGTGGCGGCACCTGTGACATCTCTGCCTGGGACGCCTTCTATCTGGCTGTCTTCTGGGCCCTGAACACGGTGGGTTGGCTGACCTTCTACTGGCACTGGAAGCACCTCGCCATTTGGCAGGGCAACGTTGCTCAGTTCAACGAATCCAGCACCTACCTAATGGGTTGGTTCCGTGATTACCTCTGGCTCAACAGCTCGCAGCTGATCAACGGCTACAACCCCTTTGGCAGCAACAACCTGGCAGTCTGGTCCTGGATGTTCCTGTTCGGTCACCTGGTTTGGGCAACCGGCTTCATGTTCCTCATCTCCTGGCGTGGCTACTGGCAGGAGCTCATCGAGACCATCGTTTGGGCTCACCAGCGCAGCCCCATCGCCAACATGATGGGATGGCGTGACAAGCCTGTGGCTCTGTCCATCGTTCAGGCTCGTGTTGTGGGTCTTGCTCACTTCTCAGTTGGCTACGTGCTCACGTACGCGGCCTTCCTGATCGCCTCGACTTCAGGCAAGTTCGGCTAG